In Tripterygium wilfordii isolate XIE 37 chromosome 23, ASM1340144v1, whole genome shotgun sequence, one genomic interval encodes:
- the LOC119993590 gene encoding uncharacterized protein LOC119993590 isoform X1 has protein sequence MTSLNRSREERVLQPVIQVRKVIIRNDHGENLVGILHETGSKELVIVCHGLESSKDRIPMVTLATVLAKEGVSAYRFDFAGNGESEGSFQYGNYRREADDLRAIIQHFRGDGYVISAIIGHSKGGNAVLLYASKYNDVRTVVNISGRFNLERGIEGRLGKDFLERIKRDGFIDVKNRKGKFKYRVTEESLTDRLTTDTPAACALIRQDCRVLTVHGSMDRIVPMEDAFEFDRIISNHKLHIVEGADHEYTSHQDQLAEIVLDFLRLDIPPAGGADEHSLFYSRKDGSVRSRL, from the exons ATGACTTCTCTGAATCGCTCGCGTGAAGAACGAGTTCTGCAACCTG TGATTCAGGTGCGGAAAGTGATTATACGGAATGACCATGGGGAGAATCTTGTGGGAATTCTACATGAAACTGGTTCTAAGGAGCTTGTCATAGTGTGCCATGGATTGGAGTCTTCCAAG GATCGCATCCCAATGGTGACTCTTGCCACTGTTTTGGCAAAAGAAGGGGTCAGTGCTTATCGTTTCGACTTTGCTGGAAATGG GGAAAGCGAAGGCTCATTTCAGTATGGCAACTACCGAAGGGAAGCTGATGATTTACGTGCTATCATCCAACATTTTCGTGGGGATGGATACGTGATATCTGCAATTATTGGGCACAGTAAAG GAGGGAATGCAGTGCTCTTGTATGCCTCCAAGTATAATGATGTCCGAACAGTAGTCAATATATCTGGTCGGTTTAATCTGGAGAGAGGAATTGAAGGGCGTCTCGGAAAAGATTTTTTAGAAAGAATCAAACGTGATGGATTCATTGATGTTAAGAATAGAAAGG GGAAGTTTAAGTATCGCGTAACTGAAGAAAGTTTGACTGATCGTCTAACTACTGATACTCCTGCAGCTTGTGCATTGATTCGTCAAGACTGCAG GGTCCTGACAGTTCATGGATCGATGGATAGAATTGTTCCAATGGAAGATGCTTTCGAGTTCGACAGGATCATAAGCAATCACAAATTACATATTGTGGAAGGGGCTGATCATGAATACACTTCACATCAAGATCAGTTGGCTGAGATTGTACTTGATTTCCTAAGGTTAGATATTCCTCCAGCGGGTGGAGCAGATGAGCATTCATTGTTCTACTCTAGAAAAGATGGCTCAGTTCGTTCCCGATTGTGA
- the LOC119993590 gene encoding uncharacterized protein LOC119993590 isoform X3, whose amino-acid sequence MTSLNRSREERVLQPVIQVRKVIIRNDHGENLVGILHETGSKELVIVCHGLESSKDRIPMVTLATVLAKEGVSAYRFDFAGNGESEGSFQYGNYRREADDLRAIIQHFRGDGYVISAIIGHSKGGNAVLLYASKYNDVRTVVNISGRFNLERGIEGRLGKDFLERIKRDGFIDVKNRKACALIRQDCRVLTVHGSMDRIVPMEDAFEFDRIISNHKLHIVEGADHEYTSHQDQLAEIVLDFLRLDIPPAGGADEHSLFYSRKDGSVRSRL is encoded by the exons ATGACTTCTCTGAATCGCTCGCGTGAAGAACGAGTTCTGCAACCTG TGATTCAGGTGCGGAAAGTGATTATACGGAATGACCATGGGGAGAATCTTGTGGGAATTCTACATGAAACTGGTTCTAAGGAGCTTGTCATAGTGTGCCATGGATTGGAGTCTTCCAAG GATCGCATCCCAATGGTGACTCTTGCCACTGTTTTGGCAAAAGAAGGGGTCAGTGCTTATCGTTTCGACTTTGCTGGAAATGG GGAAAGCGAAGGCTCATTTCAGTATGGCAACTACCGAAGGGAAGCTGATGATTTACGTGCTATCATCCAACATTTTCGTGGGGATGGATACGTGATATCTGCAATTATTGGGCACAGTAAAG GAGGGAATGCAGTGCTCTTGTATGCCTCCAAGTATAATGATGTCCGAACAGTAGTCAATATATCTGGTCGGTTTAATCTGGAGAGAGGAATTGAAGGGCGTCTCGGAAAAGATTTTTTAGAAAGAATCAAACGTGATGGATTCATTGATGTTAAGAATAGAAAGG CTTGTGCATTGATTCGTCAAGACTGCAG GGTCCTGACAGTTCATGGATCGATGGATAGAATTGTTCCAATGGAAGATGCTTTCGAGTTCGACAGGATCATAAGCAATCACAAATTACATATTGTGGAAGGGGCTGATCATGAATACACTTCACATCAAGATCAGTTGGCTGAGATTGTACTTGATTTCCTAAGGTTAGATATTCCTCCAGCGGGTGGAGCAGATGAGCATTCATTGTTCTACTCTAGAAAAGATGGCTCAGTTCGTTCCCGATTGTGA
- the LOC119992976 gene encoding zinc transporter 4, chloroplastic-like yields MFFFEDLWELLYLDHLGSRTRDISGEFLQSFSHSMNTNNNCTSSGLEFCRDDSAALTLKLIAIVSILIAGVSGISIPLVGRHCRFLKTDGNLFIAAKAFAAGVILATGFVHMLAGGTEALSSACLPEYPWSKFPFPGFFAMMASLATLLVDFMGTQYYERKQGLNPGREEQGRVGSVDTVSDPDSGIVPVVEVKTGPNGKVFGEEEGGGMHIVGMHAHAAHHRHRHAQGKDACDGHVTVSGHEHGRGHGHGHSHGFGEGDVESGARHVVVSQILELGIVSHSIIIGLSLGVSQSPCTIRPLIVALSFHQFFEGFALGGCIAQAQFKNSSAILMACFFAITTPTGIAAGTAIASFYNPYSPGALVTEGILDSLSAGILVYMALVDLIATDFLSKRMSCNFRLQLVSYFMLFIGAGLMALLAIWS; encoded by the exons ATGTTTTTCTTCGAG GATCTGTGGGAGTTGCTGTATTTGGATCATTTGGGATCAAGAACTCGGGATATCTCCG GTGAATTTCTACAGTCATTCTCACATTCAATGAATACCAATAACAACTGCACGTCGAGCGGCTTAGAATTCTGCCGCGACGACTCAGCCGCACTCACCCTCAAACTCATCGCAATCGTCTCTATACTCATAGCCGGCGTCTCCGGCATCTCAATCCCCCTAGTCGGCCGGCATTGCCGATTCCTTAAAACCGACGGAAACCTCTTCATTGCCGCGAAGGCCTTCGCTGCCGGCGTAATTCTCGCCACCGGCTTCGTCCACATGCTTGCCGGTGGGACCGAAGCACTGTCGAGTGCCTGCCTGCCGGAATACCCGTGGTCCAAGTTCCCATTTCCGGGTTTCTTCGCTATGATGGCATCTCTGGCTACCCTTCTAGTGGATTTTATGGGCACACAGTATTATGAGAGGAAACAGGGGTTGAATCCAGGAAGGGAAGAGCAGGGGCGGGTCGGGTCGGTTGATACAGTATCGGATCCTGATTCGGGTATTGTACCTGTCGTTGAGGTTAAGACTGGGCCCAATGGAAAGGTGTTTGGAGAGGAAGAAGGGGGTGGCATGCACATTGTAGGGATGCATGCACACGCGGCGCACCATAGACATAGACATGCACAAGGGAAGGATGCTTGTGACGGGCACGTGACTGTTTCGGGTCATGAGCACGGACGGGGGCACGGGCATGGGCATTCACATGGGTTTGGTGAGGGTGACGTAGAAAGTGGTGCGCGGCATGTCGTCGTATCCCAg ATTTTGGAACTGGGAATAGTATCACATTCAATCATCATCGGGTTATCGCTTGGCGTTTCTCAGAGCCCTTGCACCATAAGACCCTTAATTGTAGCACTATCATTCCATCAGTTCTTCGAAGGATTTGCGCTTGGAGGCTGCATCGCTCAAGCTCAATTCAAAAACTCATCGGCTATATTGATGGCATGCTTTTTTGCCATAACGACCCCTACAGGAATCGCCGCGGGGACTGCCATTGCTTCATTTTATAACCCATATAGTCCAGGAGCATTGGTTACTGAAGGCATATTAGATTCGCTGTCAGCCGGAATTCTTGTCTACATGGCTCTGGTCGACCTAATTGCCACTGATTTCCTCAGTAAGAGAATGAGCTGCAACTTTAGGCTCCAATTGGTGTCGTATTTTATGCTCTTTATTGGAGCTGGATTGATGGCATTGCTTGCAATCTGGTCTTGA
- the LOC119993591 gene encoding translation machinery-associated protein 22-like, with protein sequence MADKPQPVRLLYCAVCSLPAEYCEFGPDFEKCKPWLIKNAPEIYPNLLQEANEKEAEKVSERLQSVGISAGGADEAAQPSQPGETSSSKKEEVKRLPGGKIKKKEKLEVVIEKVVRNRRKCITVVKGLELFGIKLTDASKKLGKKFATGASVVKGPTEKDQIDVQGDIAYDVVEFITETWPEVPETAIYFIEDRKKVPAG encoded by the exons ATGGCGGACAAACCCCAACCGGTGCGGCTACTGTACTGCGCCGTATGTTCTCTTCCCGCAGAATACTGTGAGTTTGGCCCTGATTTCGAAAAGTGCAAGCCTTGGCTCATCAAGAACGCCCCCGAAATCTACCCGAATCTACTTCAAG AGGCTAATGAAAAAGAGGCTGAAAAGGTTTCTGAACGGCTCCAATCAGTTGGAATCTCTGCAGGGGGTGCTGATGAAGCAGCTCAGCCTTCTCAGCCAG gggAAACCTCATCATCTAAGAAAGAGGAAGTGAAGCGTCTTCCTGgtggaaaaataaagaaaaaa GAGAAACTAGAAGTTGTTATTGAAAAGGTCGTACGCAACAGGCGTAAATGCATTACTGTTGTGAAGGGCTTGGAATTATTCG GTATCAAACTTACCGATGCTTCAAAAAAGCTTGGGAAAAAGTTTGCTACTGGAGCATCAGTTGTTAag GGGCCAACTGAGAAGGATCAAATTGATGTTCAAGGGGACATAGCCTATGATGTTGTGGAATTTATAACTGAGACCTGGCCTGAA GTACCGGAAACTGCCATTTACTTCATTGAAGACAGGAAAAAGGTTCCAGCAGGGTGA
- the LOC119993590 gene encoding uncharacterized protein LOC119993590 isoform X2 — translation MTSLNRSREERVLQPVIQVRKVIIRNDHGENLVGILHETGSKELVIVCHGLESSKDRIPMVTLATVLAKEGVSAYRFDFAGNGESEGSFQYGNYRREADDLRAIIQHFRGDGYVISAIIGHSKVLLYASKYNDVRTVVNISGRFNLERGIEGRLGKDFLERIKRDGFIDVKNRKGKFKYRVTEESLTDRLTTDTPAACALIRQDCRVLTVHGSMDRIVPMEDAFEFDRIISNHKLHIVEGADHEYTSHQDQLAEIVLDFLRLDIPPAGGADEHSLFYSRKDGSVRSRL, via the exons ATGACTTCTCTGAATCGCTCGCGTGAAGAACGAGTTCTGCAACCTG TGATTCAGGTGCGGAAAGTGATTATACGGAATGACCATGGGGAGAATCTTGTGGGAATTCTACATGAAACTGGTTCTAAGGAGCTTGTCATAGTGTGCCATGGATTGGAGTCTTCCAAG GATCGCATCCCAATGGTGACTCTTGCCACTGTTTTGGCAAAAGAAGGGGTCAGTGCTTATCGTTTCGACTTTGCTGGAAATGG GGAAAGCGAAGGCTCATTTCAGTATGGCAACTACCGAAGGGAAGCTGATGATTTACGTGCTATCATCCAACATTTTCGTGGGGATGGATACGTGATATCTGCAATTATTGGGCACAGTAAAG TGCTCTTGTATGCCTCCAAGTATAATGATGTCCGAACAGTAGTCAATATATCTGGTCGGTTTAATCTGGAGAGAGGAATTGAAGGGCGTCTCGGAAAAGATTTTTTAGAAAGAATCAAACGTGATGGATTCATTGATGTTAAGAATAGAAAGG GGAAGTTTAAGTATCGCGTAACTGAAGAAAGTTTGACTGATCGTCTAACTACTGATACTCCTGCAGCTTGTGCATTGATTCGTCAAGACTGCAG GGTCCTGACAGTTCATGGATCGATGGATAGAATTGTTCCAATGGAAGATGCTTTCGAGTTCGACAGGATCATAAGCAATCACAAATTACATATTGTGGAAGGGGCTGATCATGAATACACTTCACATCAAGATCAGTTGGCTGAGATTGTACTTGATTTCCTAAGGTTAGATATTCCTCCAGCGGGTGGAGCAGATGAGCATTCATTGTTCTACTCTAGAAAAGATGGCTCAGTTCGTTCCCGATTGTGA